In the Raineyella fluvialis genome, GGCCTGCTGGTCCTCGACCCATGGCTCGCGCGTTCCGCTGGGTTCGTCCTGTCCACCGCCGCTACCGCGGGCATCGTGATCTGGGCCGGGCCCTGGGCGGAGCGGATGGCCCGCTGGGCGCCGCACTGGCTGGCCGATGCCGTCTGCGTTCCCCTCGCCGCCCAGTTGGCCACCGGCCCGTTCGCCGTCCCACTGTCGGGGACGGTCAGTCTGGTCGGGCTCCTGGCGAACATGGCTGTCGGCCCGCTGGTGGGCCCGGCGACCGTGGCCGGGTTCGCCGCAGCCGGGCTGGGCGTCATCTGGCCCGCGGCGGCCGTGGTCGTCGCCTGGCCCGCCGCGCTCGCCGCCCGCTGCATCGCGGCGGTCGCCTCGGCGGCCTCCGCGGCTCCCGGTGCGACCGTGTGGTGGCCACCTGGCCCGCTAGGTGTGCTGCTCCTCGTGGTCGCGACCGGCGCGGTGGTTCTCGCGGTCCCGGCCTGCCTGGCGCGCTGGTGGCTCTCGCTGCTGGTGGCCCTGGTGCTCCTCGCCCTGGTGCTACGAGGGCCGGTCCTGGCCGGCTGGCCACCGCCCGAGTGGAGCCTGGCCGTCTGCGACGTCGGTCAGGGCAACGCCATCGTGCTCTCCTCGGGACCCCACGAAGCCGTCCTGGTCGACACCGGCGGCGACGGGCCGGCGGTGCTCGGGTGCCTGCGTGAGCTCGGCGTCCGGCGCCTCTCCCTGATCGTCCTGAGCCACCTGCACGCCGACCACGCCGGAGCACTTCCTGATGTCTTGGCACGAGTGCCGACCGAGGCGGTGGTGACCGCGCCCGGACAGTTCCCCGATACGGGTCGGGTGCCACACTTGGAGTCGACCGCCGGCGACGTCGTCCGCGTCGGCGACGTGGTGTGGGAGTCCATCGCGCCACCGCCGGGCCAGCCGCCACCGCTCGACCCGGCCGACGAGAACGACGGCAGTCTCGTCGGGCGAGCCCGCATCGGCGCGATGGCCGTCCTGCTCCCGGGCGATCTCCAGGCCGAGGGTCAGGACCGGTTGCTCCGCAGCGGGGCCGACGTCGCCGCCACCTTCCTCGTCGTCCCGCACCACGGGTCTCGCGACCAGTCGGAGGACTTCCTGCGCGCCACCCGCGCCCGGGTCGCCCTGGTCAGTGTCGGGCGGGACAACCCCTACGGTCACCCCCACCCCCGCACGCTGGACGCCCTGACCCGGCTGGGGATGTCGGTGATCCGTACCGACCGCAGCGGTCACATCGCCGTCTCCTGCCGCGAGGACGGCTGCCGTGCGGCGGCCGTGCACTGACGGGGACGCGGCCAGCGCTCGCGACGCGACCACAGCAGCCCGAGTGTCGGTGGAGGCTGCAATAGTGGGTGGGTGGCCACCACCAGACAACTCCGCGTCGATGACCTCGGCTCCCCCTACGGCAAGGTCGTCCTGATCCAGGGGCCGGAGGAGATGCTTGCCGCGCGCCTGGTCGAGCAGGTCGTGGCCGTCGCTCGGGCCGAGGACCCGTCGGTCGAGGTGGTGCGTACCGGTGCTGCCGGTCTTGAGGGGGGCGACTTCGCCCAGATGACCTCCGGATCCCTGTTCGCCGCCAGGTCGGCCGTGGTGATCGAGGATCTGGCGGAAGCATCTGACTCCCTGGCGCAGGCCCTGCTCGCGGCGGCAGCCGATCCCGCGCCCGACATCGCCCTCGTCCTCGTCCACCGGGGCGGCAACAAGGGCAAGGGGGTGGTCGACAAGCTGAAGAAGGCGAAGGCCGCCCACTTCCCTGTCACCGCGCTGAAGCCGCGCGAGCTGGTGGGCTTCGTCGAGCACGAGGCCCGCACCCGAGGGGCGCGGCTCGACCCCCAAGTGGCCCAGCAGCTCGTCGACAGCGTCGGCACGGACCTGAGGTCCCTCGTCGGAGCGGTCGATCAGCTCGCCCAGGACAGCGAGGACGGCCTCATCCGCGAGGACCTCGTCCGGAGGTTCTTCCAGGGCCGCGCTGAGGTCAAGGGGTTCACCATTGCCGACGCCGCCCTGGCGGGTCAGACCACGCGAGCCCTGGAGGAGCTCCGCTGGGCGCTGGCGTCGGGCACCGCCCCGGTGCTCATCACCAGCGCGATGGCCTCAGGCGTACGCGGATTGGGGCGGCTGAGCGGGGTCCGGGGACGGGGAAATGACAACGAGGTGGCGGCTGACATCGGAGTGCCGCCGTGGAAGCTGCGGACCATGCGCCAGCAGCTCCAGCGGTGGGACGACCTGCGGCTGGCGCGGGCCGTCCGTCTCGTGGCGCGCGCCGACGCCGACGTCAAGGGCGCAGCGGACGACGCCGCCTACGCCTTGGATACGATGGTGCTCCAGGTCAGCCGGCTCGCCGGCCGCTGATCGCTCGGTCGCTCCGGCCAGCGATGCTTTCGCTACCCCGCCGGCCGATGACGGCCGCAGCGAGGACGCCGCCGAAGACGCCACCGAGGTGGGCCTGCCAGGAGATGCCCGAACTCGTCGGCAGCACCCCCAGATCATGCCGCCGTACACGACGACAAGACCGACGGCGATGAGGATCTGGCGCCAGTCCCGGGTCCACAGGCCCCGGACCACCAGGAAGGCGAACCAGCCGAAGATCAGACCGCTCGCCCCGGCGACGTACGCTCCGGCAGGCGTGAAGGCCCAGGCGAAGAGCCCGGAGACGACGACGATCAGCAGGGTGCTGATCACCCACTGGGCCCGCCCGGAGATGTAGACGAACCACCCCAGGACGAAGAACGGGACGGTGTTGGAGATGAGGTGCTCCCAGCCGAAATGCAGCAGGGGAGCGGTGAAGATGAACAGCACAGCCTGCGGGTCATGGGCACGGATCGCGAAGTAGTCCAGCAGGTTGCCGCTGAGCTGGTCGACCAGTTCGATCAGCCAGAGCAGTGCGACCCATCCGACCATGAACCGGGCTGCAGCCCCGGCCGTGACGCTGCGCCGGGCGACGGTCTTCGTCAAGGGACGGGGGACGGGTCGCTGACCGCCGTACATACTCATGGCCTCCAGTCTGCCAATAAGGGGCAATCGGGGAGAACCCCGAGGACGACGACCAGCGCCCCGACCTCCGAGGATCGGGGCGCTGGTGCAGCGTCAAGGAGGGCACGCACCCGAGGGAGACATGACCCGTGCGGGACGACAGCGTGCGGGACCGAGGCCCGGGCGTCGACACCGATGCCGCACTCCCGTCTGCGACACCGCGACGAGCGGGACGCAGGGGAGTGACGCGGCGGTCAGACCAGAGCGGCGGCCTTCTTGGCGATGGCCGACTTGCGGTTGGCCGCCTGGTTCTTGTGGATGACACCCTTGGTCACGGCCTTGTCCAGGTGACGCAGCGCGACGCGGGCGGCCTTCTCGGCCTTCTCGGTGTCACCGGCCTCGACAGCCTCGGAGAAGCGACGGGTGTAGGTGCGCAGGGCGGACTTGACCGCCTTGTTGCGCTGACGAGCCTTCTCGTTCGTCTTGATGCGCTTCTGCTGGGACTTGATGTTTGCCACGGGGCAGGCCTCTGTACTCTCGGACGTTAAGAATCTGTGTGGTGTGTGTCCGGTGGCCGGAACACAACGCAAGCAAGCACTCTACCAGTCGGCCTCTCAACCGCCAAAACCCCGGCTGGGCGCCGTTCGGGGGGCCTCCTCGTGGGATCGCGGGCGGGGCGCCGCCGTGAGAGACTGGGGATCCAGCCCGTACGTACGCTGGTACGCCCTCGTCCAGGAGAATGCACCCCACCGTGACTGACAGTGTCCTCGAGCCCGGCCGGACTGACCCGTCCCTGCTGCGCAACTTCTCCATCATCGCGCACATCGACCATGGCAAGTCCACCCTCGCCGACCGGATGCTGCAGTTGACGAAGCTGGTCGACGAACGCAGCATGCGAGCCCAGTACCTCGACCGGATGGACATCGAGCGCGAGCGTGGGATCACCATCAAGTCCCAGGCGGTTCGGCTGCCGTGGTCGGTCGACGGCCAGGTGTACGCCCTCAACATGATCGACACCCCCGGCCACGTCGACTTCACCTACGAGGTGTCCCGCTCGCTCGAGGCCTGTGAGGGCGCGCTGCTGCTCGTGGACGCCGCTCAGGGCATCGAGGCGCAGACGCTGGCCAACCTCTACCTGGCGCTCAACGCGGACCTGGAGATCATCCCGGTCCTCAACAAGATCGACCTGCCGGGCGCCGAGCCCGACAAGCATGCCGAGGAGCTCGCCGGGATCATCGGTTGCGACCCCTCCGACGTGCTGAGGGTCTCCGCGAAGACCGGTGTCGGCGTCCCGGACCTGCTGGACCGGATCGTCGAGCGGGTGCCCGCTCCGCAGGGAGCCGCCGACGGGCCGGCCCGGGCACTGATCTTCGACTCCGTCTACGACGTCTACCGGGGTGTCGTCACCTACGTCCGGGTCGTCGACGGGCAGCTGAGGGCGCGCGAGAAGATCCAGATGATGTCGACCGGCGCGACCCACGAACTCCTCGAGATCGGCGTCATCGCCCCCGAGCCGACCAAGGGCACCGCGCTCGGCGTCGGCGAGGTCGGCTACCTGATCACCGGCGTGAAGGACGTCCGTCAGTCCCGGGTCGGCGACACCGTGACCTCGGCCACGAAGCCGGCGACCCAGGCCCTCTCGGGCTACCAGCACCCGAACCCGATGGTCTATTCGGGCCTCTATCCGATCGACGCCTCCGATTATCCCGAACTGCGCGAGGCCCTGGACAAGCTCCAGCTCAACGACGCCGCCCTCGTCTACGAGCCGGAGACGTCGACCGCCCTCGGCTTCGGCTTCCGCGTCGGCTTCCTCGGTCTGTTGCACATGGAGATCGTGCGTGAGCGCCTGGAACGCGAGTTTGGCCTCGACCTGATCTCCACCGCCCCCAACGTCGTCTACCGGGTGGACATGGAGAACCGCGAGGAGCGTACGGTCACCAACCCGTCGGAATACCCGACCGACGGCAAGATCGCCGCGGTCCACGAGCCGGTCGTCGACGCGACGATCCTTGCCCCGGCGGAGTACATCGGCACGATCCTCGAGCTGTGCCAGACCAAGCGCGGAGTCCAACAGGGGATGGACTACCTGTCCTCGGACCGGGTCGAGATCCGCTACACCCTGCCGCTGGCCGAGATCGTCTTCGACTTCTTCGACCAGTTGAAGTCGCGGACCAAGGGCTACGCCTCGCTGGACTACCACGAGTCGGGGGAGCAGGAGGCGGATCTGGTCAAGGTCGACATCCTGCTCCAGGGTGAACCGGTCGACGCGTTCTCCGCCATCGTTCACCGCGACAACGCCTACTCCTACGGCACGATGATGGCTTCCAAGCTCAAGGAACTCATCCCGCGTCAGCAATTCGAGGTGCCGATCCAGGCCGCCATCGGTGCGCGGGTGATCGCGCGGGAGACGATCCGTGCCATGCGCAAGGACGTCCTGGCCAAGTGCTACGGCGGTGACATCAGCCGCAAGCGCAAGCTGCTGGAGAAGCAGAAGGAGGGCAAGAAGCGGATGAAGACGATCGGCCGCGTCGAGGTCCCGCAGGAGGCCTTTGTGGCGGCGCTCTCCACCACGGAGGCGGACAAGAAGGACAAGTAGGCACCGTTGGTGTGACCTGAACGTCGTGCCACCGCGTTTCGATACGGCGGGCCGACGTGGCAAGGTGGACGCACGGGGCCAACGGCGGTCCGCCTTCAGGAATCGATGAACGACGTGGGGTGCACCATTTCCATGAGGATGACCGGCCGAGACACGAACACGACCACGGCCCCCGGATCCACGGGCGGCGGCGATCAGGACGCCCCCCGCGGGATCCCGGAGGCCGCACCCTTCGGCTCCCCCTCGGCGTCATCCGCTATCGGTGCCCCGGCGCCGGACACCCGCGTGCTGACCAGGGTCGGTGCGGACCGGCCGGAGTCACCGACCGCGCCGCAGGCCGCTGAGCTGCCTCCCGCCACCGAGCCGCTGGCCCTGCCCGCCGGGCCCGGTGCGGCCGGCACGACCACCGGCAAGGCCAAGGACAACTCCGGCTGGACCCACCCCAAGATGACCAGCATCCTCGCGGGCGCCGGGGCTGCGGCGACCTCCACCGTGGTCGGCGGGCACCTCGGCGCCGCCGGGACGGTGATCGGTGCCGCGCTGGCCAGTATCATCACCACTCTGGCGCTCAACATCTACGAGAACACGTTACGCAACGGCACCCGCCGTCTGTACAGCGCCTGGCTCGCACGTCGTGGCGATCCGAAGGCG is a window encoding:
- a CDS encoding ComEC/Rec2 family competence protein codes for the protein MFPGSGRPRLDLRLVPVALAAWSGSWLGTSGQHWWQAAGILVAVTGLLVARRRRGPSVLATTAALLGCLLVGGLHNLAVSTGPVAALATGHRTAELDLVLLHDPVTVAAPGSSDGADSRAGRMWVRARVVAIHTGETAIRVRAPILVTITASEAPAWKEAIAGSTVAVRATLAEPDPGSDLAAMARASGPVRRVAAPSWDQRVVHRVHDGLREAVAQRAPRARALVPALVVGDTSGVDAVMEQEFRDAGLLHVMAVSGSNLTLLLAFLLTGAKLLGVRGRSLHAITVVGVVVFVALCRTEPSVVRAAAMGTVTLSALMTGAADGPRRGLRSLAVAVIGLLVLDPWLARSAGFVLSTAATAGIVIWAGPWAERMARWAPHWLADAVCVPLAAQLATGPFAVPLSGTVSLVGLLANMAVGPLVGPATVAGFAAAGLGVIWPAAAVVVAWPAALAARCIAAVASAASAAPGATVWWPPGPLGVLLLVVATGAVVLAVPACLARWWLSLLVALVLLALVLRGPVLAGWPPPEWSLAVCDVGQGNAIVLSSGPHEAVLVDTGGDGPAVLGCLRELGVRRLSLIVLSHLHADHAGALPDVLARVPTEAVVTAPGQFPDTGRVPHLESTAGDVVRVGDVVWESIAPPPGQPPPLDPADENDGSLVGRARIGAMAVLLPGDLQAEGQDRLLRSGADVAATFLVVPHHGSRDQSEDFLRATRARVALVSVGRDNPYGHPHPRTLDALTRLGMSVIRTDRSGHIAVSCREDGCRAAAVH
- the holA gene encoding DNA polymerase III subunit delta, producing MATTRQLRVDDLGSPYGKVVLIQGPEEMLAARLVEQVVAVARAEDPSVEVVRTGAAGLEGGDFAQMTSGSLFAARSAVVIEDLAEASDSLAQALLAAAADPAPDIALVLVHRGGNKGKGVVDKLKKAKAAHFPVTALKPRELVGFVEHEARTRGARLDPQVAQQLVDSVGTDLRSLVGAVDQLAQDSEDGLIREDLVRRFFQGRAEVKGFTIADAALAGQTTRALEELRWALASGTAPVLITSAMASGVRGLGRLSGVRGRGNDNEVAADIGVPPWKLRTMRQQLQRWDDLRLARAVRLVARADADVKGAADDAAYALDTMVLQVSRLAGR
- the rpsT gene encoding 30S ribosomal protein S20, translating into MANIKSQQKRIKTNEKARQRNKAVKSALRTYTRRFSEAVEAGDTEKAEKAARVALRHLDKAVTKGVIHKNQAANRKSAIAKKAAALV
- the lepA gene encoding translation elongation factor 4, which translates into the protein MHPTVTDSVLEPGRTDPSLLRNFSIIAHIDHGKSTLADRMLQLTKLVDERSMRAQYLDRMDIERERGITIKSQAVRLPWSVDGQVYALNMIDTPGHVDFTYEVSRSLEACEGALLLVDAAQGIEAQTLANLYLALNADLEIIPVLNKIDLPGAEPDKHAEELAGIIGCDPSDVLRVSAKTGVGVPDLLDRIVERVPAPQGAADGPARALIFDSVYDVYRGVVTYVRVVDGQLRAREKIQMMSTGATHELLEIGVIAPEPTKGTALGVGEVGYLITGVKDVRQSRVGDTVTSATKPATQALSGYQHPNPMVYSGLYPIDASDYPELREALDKLQLNDAALVYEPETSTALGFGFRVGFLGLLHMEIVRERLEREFGLDLISTAPNVVYRVDMENREERTVTNPSEYPTDGKIAAVHEPVVDATILAPAEYIGTILELCQTKRGVQQGMDYLSSDRVEIRYTLPLAEIVFDFFDQLKSRTKGYASLDYHESGEQEADLVKVDILLQGEPVDAFSAIVHRDNAYSYGTMMASKLKELIPRQQFEVPIQAAIGARVIARETIRAMRKDVLAKCYGGDISRKRKLLEKQKEGKKRMKTIGRVEVPQEAFVAALSTTEADKKDK